The proteins below come from a single Haliaeetus albicilla chromosome 22, bHalAlb1.1, whole genome shotgun sequence genomic window:
- the DEXI gene encoding dexamethasone-induced protein: MPAAVSARLDSLESWAFHALLVLPYMFYVGLFFVNVLILYYAFLMEYIVLNVGIVFLPEDMDQALVDLGVLSDPGSVLYETDSELDVFDGYLE; the protein is encoded by the coding sequence ATGCCCGCCGCGGTCTCGGCACGTCTGGATTCGCTGGAGTCCTGGGCCTTCCATGCGCTGCTGGTGCTACCCTATATGTTTTACGTGGGCTTGTTCTTTGTCAACGTGCTGATCCTGTACTATGCCTTCCTGATGGAGTACATCGTTCTCAATGTAGGCATCGTCTTCCTGCCCGAGGATATGGACCAGGCTCTGGTGGATCTGGGGGTGCTCTCCGACCCTGGCTCCGTGCTCTACGAGACGGACAGCGAGCTGGATGTCTTTGATGGCTACTTGGAGTGA